The Gigantopelta aegis isolate Gae_Host chromosome 3, Gae_host_genome, whole genome shotgun sequence genome segment aaacttcttacatgacacaaactatataatatacaagatgTGAAAATCTgaggaagaaaatatattcaccaaCACCtcactgcccatatgggtaataaacgaAAGTTATAATCCACAATTACCTGTAGTTCTTGTTCCATTTGACCTTGATGTTGACCTGTGCTCAGTTCGAACTTCCTGTGAGTCATCTCGAGCTCTGTCTCCAGTTTCTGCTTCTCCACGACAACTTCGTTGAGCTGGGATTTCAGAGACTCCATGTCAGCATCAAATTGTCTTTGTTTCTCACTCAAATCATTCTTCACAAGTGAGAGATCATTCTGAAGTTGGACAATCTTTTCAACATTCTCAGCATCTAATCTTTCATGTTGTGTTTCAGTATGAGATAGTTTTCCTCTTAAAGCCTCGTTTTCAGCCAATAACTGTTGATAATTATCAGACATAATAGCAGAAGACTGCTGCAGTTGCATCGATTGAAGTTTTTGATTTTCAGAAACCACAGCACTGGACTCTGTAAAATGTTCTCTCACTTCATCCAGTTCAGCTGAAACCTTTGTGGTCTCCTCATGTGCAATCTGTAGAGATTTCTGAACCGTTTCAAGTTTTTCCTTCAAAGTGCTGACTTCATTTTCCAGAGCAGCTTTCTGCATCTGCATCTGCTGCACAGCTAAGGACTTTCCATCGAAGTCACGCTGCATTGTGTCGTAGCTCTTGTTTTTAATGCTCAGATCTTTTCTTAATCTTCCCAGCTCTGTTGAAAGTTCTTTCTTGTTCACTGACAGTCTTTCCAGCTCCACATCTTTGACACCAAGTTCCTGTTTCATCTGTTTGAAACTCTTCTCCACCTTGCTCAGATCTCCCTTCAACAGATCGAGTGCGCTGTCCACTGCAGCCTTCTCCTGAAGTGCAGACTTGAGAGCAATCTCTGTAGCTGCCTTCTCCTCTTTCAGCTTTAACACTTCCATGTCCTTGGAGCTGATGCTCGACTGGAAGGCACGCAACTGATTCTCAACCTCAATGAGTTTTTGATTAAGCTCCTCTGTGACTTTGTCTTTTTCTAGAATATTCTCCTCATATAATGTCAACTTCTTCATCAATtccatttgttcattttcaAGTGAATAAATCTGTGTGTGCTTCTTCTTCAGGTTTTCCTGGGTTTTGTCCAGCTGGGTTTCAAGGTCATTGTTGATTTGCATTAGGAGTGACAGACGTGACTTTTCATCTTCTGCCAGCTGAAGTTTAGTATTAAAGGTTTCTTCAATCATGGACCTCTCTCTCTGGATTTCTAGATAGGAGGCTTCCCTTTCCATCATATCACTCTCAATGGCCTCCAAATGCTTTGCTAAGACCTCTTTCTGTTTCAAAGCCTTCTGATGGGATTCATTCAGCTGCTGTCGCAGCCGCCCGTTCTCCATCTTCAGCCGTTCAACGATGGTTGTCTGGGAAACAGTCTGAGCCTGAAGCATGGTGAGCTCTCTCTGCAGTTGAGATCGTACCTCATGTGCCAGCTGGAGCTGCTGTTGGTACCAGTCCTTACTGTTCATCAAGGACGCAATGTCGCTCTTCACAGCTCGGATCTCTGCCTCAGAGTCCATCTTGTTCTGCAGCACGGTCTGGACCTCAATGTACAACTCGGCCACTTTGTTCTTCAAAGCCTGGATCGTTATTTCCTTGGATTTCAGATTATCATGGACATCCTTCATCTTCAGCTGCAGTTTGTCTGTGGATTCCTGTGACATCTGCAGCTCATCACTAAGTATCTTAAGTTCCTCAATCTTCTCCTCCAACAGCTGCTGGGTTCCCTGAAGCGACTGCTCCAGCAAATCGCGGGATTTCTTAACATGCTCCACTTCCTGCTTCATAGCATTTTTTTCGGGGTCACCCTCTCCACTTTTTCGAGACAGGATCTTGAGTCTTAGCGAAGCTAGCTGAGCCTGAAGATCAGCTCGTTCCTGTAACGTGGACTGAGCCTCATTGGTGAGAACTTCCAGCTGGCCTTCCAGCTTCGCTTTCTCCTTCATCACAGTATTCAGCTTCTTCTGGATGTCACTGCTAGATGACAGGTCAAAGACATTTGGCGGTTTACTTTGGTCCAGTGGTCTGTGTTGTCCTGGAATCTTTGGAAACAATGGCTCAATATCTGGAAGAACATAAGTTGGTGTTCTTGATTTTGTGCTAAAGGGTGTGGAACTTTTCACAGGATGGTTTATGCTCAGATTCAGATCGACCCCAGAATCCGTGTGTAGATTATCTGCTGCTGATTGATGTGCAGGTGTAAAAGATGGATCCTTCACATATGGAGTGTCTTCAAAACCAAATGAATTCATGTCAAGAGACTTCTCAGACAGCACATCAGAGCTGTTGACATGGTCACTGGAAACACTGGAACCTGTTACATCTTGTTGACCGTTACCAGTCTTCTGAAAACCTGAGAGATCAGAAGAGTTATTCGACAGACTgttaacatttcctttcttgtGGTGTTTTGGTTTTGAAGTTTTGTCAGACTCTGATTTCAACTGCAAACCTTTGGCATCTTTAGAGGAAAACCAAGAAGCCTTTTCTTTCATTGTAGTAAGCTGGGCTGCTGGTATTGGAATCAGCTCTGGTTTTCGTGGCAACATGTCCCCCCTGTCATGTGGGGGATGATGATTGTTGTCTAATGATGCATGAACACTGGCAGACTTCTCACTCACTACTGAATTATGATCTACTTGCAGCTTTTCAGAAGGGGAAGTAAAgacttttatttctttatcttcATCTGCAAACCTCTGCAAAACAAGTAATCCATTAATACCCAAACAGAACAATTCAGTACATCGTCTTATTTCAATACTGCAGGGACTTATTCTTCTGGTTTTCTATCATTTGGTACAACTTTTACAGTGGAACTAGATGACTTTTCAATACATAACCGAGTAAGGCTAAACCTGATAATTTCATCTTTTTCTCCACTTTGGCCACTATGTGTGCTTCAACAATAGTGTTTAAAAGCATTAAGGTACCTTCTTTAATACATAAGAGATCACAACCATCACAGCTCTGGGAAAAGATCTGCTACTAGgatatgttatttgttttcataaaaaatataattagcaATACTGTATAGCATCATTACCTGATCAATTTAAGCTGGACCCTGCCAAAAGTATAATTTACTATTTTGTTGTTGAATAACGAAATCAAGAGCAATAATTTACTGACCTCCTGACTCTCTGTCTGTAATCCACTGACCGAGTTATCAGAATTGGCTAAACCTGACAATTTCATCTTCTTCTCCGCTTCGGCTACTATCTGTGCTACAACGTCGGGTGGAGCTGGGGCAATGTCTTTGTTTCCTGTCACAATCACAGAAACAAGAGTCAGTGACAATCATAGTAACAATCACACTTACATGTGCTAACCAAGTCTGGAGTTatacagttttataagcactggccCAGATCTCTAAATTATACAATATCAACTACTCTTACGCAAATCATAAGACAATGAATATAGCTACTGACAACACAGGGTATGCATATGGGGGGCTGTCCCATattacataatgctatttttgtaaaaattagacGCCATCATTAGATTACCAAACCCCTGCAATTCTCCATAAAGATAGAccatcaatattattatgtaatgcTTGGTGACagattgttttacatttttggAAATTCATGAGTATGCATATCGCCTTAATTTTAGGCTTTATTTATAATCGTCAttgtttgtatgttattatGTACGGGAAGCTCAGCCGATGATAGGGTAAAGTGATTTTGAGTTGGACAGCTAAAGTCTGTTTTTATCTTTGGTGCATTAAACCATTACTATACAAAAGCTAGTATTCCTTAGACTTCATGTtctgtatattgttttaaataaagtcagaattatcaaacatTGTACAACCAGTGTATTTCAATATTCCTTTTAAATGTACAGTACATAGATTTTCTCAAAGTAGTTTGAACATTCGCAATAGGgtaaacaaactttctttcaaaCGTGCTATATAGCAGACAATAAACATAAGTAAATGCTCGTAACTTCAGAGTTGAGTTTTATCTTGATTAATTAGGAAGTGGTTGAATAATGGGTCGTTGTCTGGTCAATTATTGCATACTGTTCATTGCTGCACTCAAATCATGCTCTAACCAGGGTATAatacataaacaaacattctattTCATTCTCTCTACAGTGGTTGAAGACTGGGGGCACTgccatacatttgttttataaaattatatattaggtAAATCTGTGGCGAGTGGACAAAGAGATTTGGCTAATGAACGTATGTCATTTACTAGCCAGCAAcaaagtgaaataaaacatacattgaACCCTGCATTTACTGAAAATAGGAATAACTGACCATGGAACATTAAACCGTGACACTGTCAGTTTAATCTGGGGATaatgacaaaacaattaaaaagaaaaagaccaAGGGACATTTACTAACCAAGAAACATTTGACTTATAGGTATAACTGACCAAGGAACGTTCACGGACcaataaacatttattgatCTATAGGTATAACTGACAAAGGGACATTCACTGACCTACAAACCTTTATTGACATATAGGTATAACTGACCAAGAGACATTCACTGACAAACTTTTATTGACCTATAACTGACCAAGGGACATTCACTGACcaacaaatatttattgacCTATAACTGACCAAGGGACATGCACTGACcaacaaatatttattgacCTATAACTGCCCAAGGGACATGCACTGACcaacaaatatttattgacCTATAACTGACCAAGGGACATGCACTGACCTATAACTGACCACTGCAATCGCAGAGCCTCGGCCACCGTTTCAAACGTGTTGCTGCCATCTCCTTCCTTATCGGCTGCCAGACTGGCCTCCGATTGGCTGTCCTCGGATGACATCACCTTGGCCGTAGTGACAGCCGCTGCAGCTGATGACATCACTGTTGTTCTGCCGACAAATCTCAGCTTCTTCTGAGGTTTAATATGTCTTGATACAGCACTTGTGTTGGCCGATATCTGAAATATTCAATACCAGTGATGAAAATGACCAAGGACTAAAGGTTTAAACACTTTGCAGGTTTTGAAAAATTGGGGGTTATTGTGACCTCTTATTTACAGgaggaaaagaaatgttttggcGTACAATTAAAACTAGAATTGCAGAGAAGTCTGGAGGACTCATTTCTGATTCTTAATGTACTGCAATTTACAGAGCAAGTTTAAATTGTTAATGTGTTTTGCTAACCCACTtccaaaatgtacattttgttactgGCTTTAAGTTTTaacagatgggtttttttttatgaaaaaccttcctagaattttattttttaaattttagtccAAGTAAGAACATTTGGTTTTCGCAATTCTGATTAGCAACAGTTGAttatcaaatttttaaaatgattagcAAGTACTCTTTATCATTTTAGAATGCTTGCATCAGGACATGATACATGGCGGgacatagttcagtggtaaagtgcttgcgcggtcattttgggatcgatctccatcggtgggcccactgggctatttctctttctagccagtgcaccacaactggtataccaacggttgtggtatatgctatcctgtctggtatggtgcatataaaagatcccttgctactaatggaaaactgaagcaggtttcctctctaaaactatatgtcagaatgaccaaatgtttgacatccaacagacgatgattaataactcaatgtgatctagtggtgtcattaaacaaaacaaacaaacatgacaTGATACTTAAACAATCTGATCCAGACCTGGTTGAGAAAGGCTACATCTCGAGATTCAGTCCGACACGCTGCTGCTGTCTCAGAACTACTCAGACAGTCGTTGTTTGGGTTGACAAGGAACTGGTCACAGTCCAAGTTCTTTTCCACAAAAGCTATACCCTGAATGGAGTTTCTAGAATGTTGAACACTCGATATTGAGCTGCTGAGAGTAACTGTGGATTGTGTGTACACTGGACTGGTGTACTGGGAATTGGAGTAACAGCCACGGactgcaaacaaaaacaacataatatataccccaaaaagaaaacaaaaacagtctgtcaacacattatttccaaataaaacagttccagtcataatacaaatataataacttGGACAATTTGCTTGAAGGAGATAGTAGATCAGATTACGCAAACTATTAATACTAaaagttaaaactttgttttagtCCTCTATTTACCATCAAACTGAGAGCACCAGGTGAAAACAAATCATAAGCTTTTAGTTAAAAATTTGCAGAAACCAACCATAGGTTATGTCAAGGAATCCATTTcttttttgcataacccattctatgaccatgtaaatgatgtcctaaactGAATGCACgaatgaaaagtaggtcacgcATAACTAGACCAGGTGAACAAAATTATTGGTCTCACAATTTTCAAAGACCTgctttaacattaaatatatttctacttACGATCAGATTGTGAGCTTCCAGAGGAATCCCGACAGTCTGAATCCTGGAAAGATGAATCGTAGTTGACAACGGCGTCGAAGGAATCTACATACAGGTGCTGGTGCTGTGCTGGGTCATTCTCCTCAAAGGTCACCTGTTCCAAAGTCAACCTAAATGGCTCCATGGGGGCTGCCAAACTGCCGCCCCATTATCCCGAAGTCATTTATAGTAACCTACAAAATGATAGTAATATCGTGAACACATAAAGACAGATTGtctcaaaaaatatatatccaaaTTAATTTCTCTTAAAAGTTGACAGTTTTTGTCTTGTcatataaaattaactttagaaGGTCAATCTATTTAAAAGCTATCATCATAATTGCATGAATACAGTGTCAAGTTTTTAATTGTTGCAGAGTGTacgattttggtttaaaaaatttaagtgtcataaggtctccctgtttgcaaatctttagagTCTGTCACCAACTCAGCGAGCCCTGCTGTGCAtgtccagtagaacagaagatacactaaatgttttgcatgaaattatggaaaagatcccaggattttgagatatataCGTTGACAGTGTCATTtgaagaatcaatgtaatttgtacattaatttttatgagCCATGCGGGCtagtatgctagccaagctagatagtcctatatgatttttgtgagCCTCAGGCTCCTGAACTCTCCTCAAAATTGCACACTGTTGCATATATACTGACGCAAAACAAGTTAAtacttaatttcttttttaaatgttttaatccaTGTAATTAATTTCATCCCCAATTGCAGTTTTAATTGCAGAAATCTGATGGCAATGTGTGCATTATATGTTCTTTctgtcaataaaataaaaataaaaattctttatattatattgcaatgtaatatttaaaaaatatattttattataacaacAAGATTATTTCATGATTATGCTTGGTTTGTTTGTATTTCTTATCACATTGGCCCATTTCTTGTCTTCTTTGAATTCCAAATTATTTCTTCCCAATTTTGCAGATCCACATCTCCACATATCGTTGTTGTTCCATCATACTCGCCTCTTGTGGCCACACACCTGCAATTTTCCCTATCAGCACTACTTGTGAGTTTAGTTTGACTACTTGCATAAATTGTTTCCCCCATTTAGTCATGAtctaatatacatacacacacacacacacgcatgcacgcacacatcaTTCCCAATGTTATTTACGCTGTAACATGCTCAGGTtctaatgaaaattaaattggAGAAACAGGCATGGAGCTTAGATATAGAGTAACGCTACATAAGCAGCACATTAGAAACCAGTCTAGTAGAATTCTATGGGATTTTTGTGAGccattaattaaaacatgtgGAAAGGGTAAATTTACTATATTCccattttataaaatgatgatAGATGACAGACATTTTAGACAGGCACAAGAAACCAACTTTATTAAAATCTTCAAACCCAAGCTCAACAAACGTTAATTTATCTTAATTTTGTTGACTCGCCTATGGTATTCTAGCAATTTATCAGGACTGTGTTATCAACAttgtaataaagtaataaaatacttttatttaatatgtattattcTAGTGTAACTAAGTATAAAAGTTGTATACCAAGAAATAAATGTTACAACAACCAATATACTGTGTttacagggcataaaatttgaatttttcagaCAACCAATATGTCGTTCTTGTGATTTTTCTGTTTACACGaaccattttcttcagtagttgagatacaaatgaaaaggacAGCGATATAATCAAACGAGAATCTAACATGACCAATTTTTTTGGCTTTTCTCCATCAAATTTTCtatcataaatacaaaaatatactgTTTGTGTGCTAGTACTAACTTAAAAGCTGCCAGgcgaaaataaaaatcttttttgACCTCTTTTGGGCAGATTTTGTACCACATTGTTGTACCAGTGTTAAATACATGCATTCATTGATTGGATGCGGATCAACATGATCATGTGAACATGTAGCTCAGTCGGGACAGGGTTTGCCTGACGTGCTTGGTTTATAAGATCAAACCTTAGTGGACCAAATGCGTTGTTcaccatcccagccagtgccccatgacagGTTTATCTAAGGTTGtagtgtgtgttatcctgtcagtgggaaaagttaaagtttgtttaatgacaccactagagcagactgATTTCTTAAGCACTGCTTAAttatggatatcaaacatttgctaattctaacatagttttagagaaaacccactacattttatattaacaggaagggatcttttatattcactttcccagaTATGACAGCATATTTCACATTCGATATACTAGTTAGGACTGGGAAAACGTCTGTAAAAaattgaatataaaagatcctttgctgttaatagTGTAACAGGGTGTTTTATCAGACATTATATGACAAACatgcattattttaaaacactattcatgtattttattctttattatgTTTCTGTTTAAGTTGTCTTGGTTGGCTATtcttttgtttcactctgtatTTGGCTGAGTCAGCTTGGGTAGTACTCACGGACTTTCTGTGGCCTGGCCAGGTAACCAATTCAATGACAAGCCCAGTGTCATTGTTTCTGGGGTTTTCAATTTACCTCGTCAGAGGCAATTCAGTTTTAGACCAGAAAAGAAGTTTTTTGGTTTAGCTCCAGGTTTTCAAGTTTCATTCAGCACAAATACTAACAGCACATAGCCAAGGTAATTGCATCCCGTAATGTACTAtcaattttaaatgaattaatgtttaaagtgTGTGTTTAACTAGTTTCATTATCAAAGGATAATTAATtagctaataataattttattatgttacATATAACATGACTCAAGTTATGTAGTTAATGGCTAAATGTTTAGTGCATTCTTATGATGATAGGTTTAAGTAAAGATTTTATTAATAACTCAATtatatgtagtatatatataatatatttatcaaagaTAAGTATAAAATGgatgtttataatgataataattaaataactaatatattttatttattgaagaaTGTGTAATGTACTTTTGACTATTTTATAATAGTTAGTACCTAAGTTAACAAGGCTTTattttgttaacagttatcatcCCGTAATGTAGAGCACAATCAGCATCTACTTAAAGACCTGACCCACAGTTGGTAGGTACAATAGTtgaatgtacatataatatgcatttcagtatttatttaacattatgaTATAAGCACAATGCTgtgctttttaaaaagttacattCAGTAATGTGTACTGTAAATGtttatgtaaaaacaattgaatttaaggtatttatatatagtggcagttttgtatttatgtattgatACATTTGAACGTGTCAATCCTATTCATTGTGTGATAATACTAAGATAATGTTATAAAGATATATTGTATTTGTGGAAGTAGATGACTGTGATATGTATATTTCGATATGTTATTGATTatggtttttaatattatttcagtgtCTTTTTGAAATccttttgatgatgatgatgtgatgaccTCCAGGATCCTCACATCCTGTTGGTTAGGGTATCCAATAAAAGAATCCTAGACTGCACCGAGTTGTCCTTTTGTCATAATATATAATGTCTGTTAAAACACCCTGTTACAGTAGTAAAATGTAGAGCGTTTTCTCtgattacgtgtcagaattactaaatgtttgacatccaacataTGGAGCCGAATTTACAGTGCCTGTTCATGTCTTAAC includes the following:
- the LOC121369330 gene encoding golgin subfamily A member 3-like, producing the protein MEPFRLTLEQVTFEENDPAQHQHLYVDSFDAVVNYDSSFQDSDCRDSSGSSQSDLRGCYSNSQYTSPVYTQSTVTLSSSISSVQHSRNSIQGIAFVEKNLDCDQFLVNPNNDCLSSSETAAACRTESRDVAFLNQISANTSAVSRHIKPQKKLRFVGRTTVMSSAAAAVTTAKVMSSEDSQSEASLAADKEGDGSNTFETVAEALRLQWSVIGNKDIAPAPPDVVAQIVAEAEKKMKLSGLANSDNSVSGLQTESQERFADEDKEIKVFTSPSEKLQVDHNSVVSEKSASVHASLDNNHHPPHDRGDMLPRKPELIPIPAAQLTTMKEKASWFSSKDAKGLQLKSESDKTSKPKHHKKGNVNSLSNNSSDLSGFQKTGNGQQDVTGSSVSSDHVNSSDVLSEKSLDMNSFGFEDTPYVKDPSFTPAHQSAADNLHTDSGVDLNLSINHPVKSSTPFSTKSRTPTYVLPDIEPLFPKIPGQHRPLDQSKPPNVFDLSSSSDIQKKLNTVMKEKAKLEGQLEVLTNEAQSTLQERADLQAQLASLRLKILSRKSGEGDPEKNAMKQEVEHVKKSRDLLEQSLQGTQQLLEEKIEELKILSDELQMSQESTDKLQLKMKDVHDNLKSKEITIQALKNKVAELYIEVQTVLQNKMDSEAEIRAVKSDIASLMNSKDWYQQQLQLAHEVRSQLQRELTMLQAQTVSQTTIVERLKMENGRLRQQLNESHQKALKQKEVLAKHLEAIESDMMEREASYLEIQRERSMIEETFNTKLQLAEDEKSRLSLLMQINNDLETQLDKTQENLKKKHTQIYSLENEQMELMKKLTLYEENILEKDKVTEELNQKLIEVENQLRAFQSSISSKDMEVLKLKEEKAATEIALKSALQEKAAVDSALDLLKGDLSKVEKSFKQMKQELGVKDVELERLSVNKKELSTELGRLRKDLSIKNKSYDTMQRDFDGKSLAVQQMQMQKAALENEVSTLKEKLETVQKSLQIAHEETTKVSAELDEVREHFTESSAVVSENQKLQSMQLQQSSAIMSDNYQQLLAENEALRGKLSHTETQHERLDAENVEKIVQLQNDLSLVKNDLSEKQRQFDADMESLKSQLNEVVVEKQKLETELEMTHRKFELSTGQHQGQMEQELQTLASELQATRLREHELVNHLHLLQQSKDAEISDLRQELSALESELMELKTRQAESERKEALHIELELELEKERGRLAGLVQNNSALKHHVGQVEEALARRESSLVELHTRLQETVSSAEQREQDYIARIQGIEETLHREKASQRDLRKQIGTKITENKRLRKQTDTIRQEQEQLKVDLQVKEQEVTQLQTDIEHSRQVALSCQGEVANLEARSHSLEHELERVKQELADNLARNPVLMEQIQSLQWQLAQKMKDVEQVQEQMRLAEQRQTSELEIMKKTLQDKQDEVDALQSELASSRQEKINQRSRVTELRSALKSTVSHHKLTKKLQSRKKDVKCVNGEDKETQVDLDDMITIPPLPLDLEAVEKLLEDTAVRTLDSRPLDNLQTCLSSLRAEISGLQKQMDVHTTVVHTSTENWRSIESEVNALREVVKTIANTALMDTATTATATDCVEADSDLMHV